Proteins from a genomic interval of Acetobacterium woodii DSM 1030:
- a CDS encoding NAD/NADP octopine/nopaline dehydrogenase family protein — protein MTDMSYLKDKPIAVLGAGAVGKAIAGDCALGGAKVRICDFEPFAEKTLKNIEKVGIKFYGDQVNLYGFEREGFAKMDRVTTDVAEAVKGAGIIVIATPTFGHKPFFEKLIPCLEDGQVIHIFPDNFGTLILRKMMREAGCTKNVIVGGWSSSTYGSRVDMPGGVITHKIRVYYRAITLRGAAMPATDTKAFIESSKYLPSMDAVTQGEGAVAGDTVLDTGFSNVNPVLHCPGAILGVSTMENFGTIFGEDKFKFSIYSHAYCPSISQVQYTFYQEECALADTIGVGIQPYQKEHFFSRENVLGQEYMGLDYLIPFDKQDPIQYGTGPFTMENRYITEDIPVGCYVYQQLGDVYGVNTPVVDAMISLACAILGRDLTANGYTLEYIGIDNMNKEELNDYLRTGKIK, from the coding sequence ATGACAGACATGAGTTATTTAAAAGACAAGCCGATAGCAGTGTTAGGGGCTGGCGCAGTTGGAAAGGCAATTGCCGGAGATTGTGCTTTAGGAGGCGCCAAGGTTCGAATTTGCGATTTTGAACCGTTTGCAGAAAAAACATTAAAAAATATCGAAAAAGTTGGTATTAAATTTTATGGGGACCAGGTCAATCTTTACGGTTTTGAACGGGAAGGTTTTGCAAAAATGGATAGGGTTACAACCGATGTAGCTGAAGCGGTGAAAGGGGCTGGGATTATTGTTATTGCAACACCGACCTTTGGACACAAACCATTTTTTGAAAAATTGATTCCATGTTTGGAAGATGGTCAGGTTATTCATATTTTTCCGGATAATTTTGGTACGTTGATTCTTCGTAAGATGATGCGAGAAGCAGGATGTACAAAAAATGTTATCGTTGGTGGATGGTCAAGCTCAACCTACGGTAGTCGTGTTGATATGCCGGGTGGTGTAATTACCCATAAAATCAGAGTGTACTATCGGGCGATTACGCTTCGTGGTGCGGCAATGCCAGCGACGGATACCAAAGCATTTATTGAAAGCTCAAAATATTTACCCTCTATGGATGCAGTTACTCAAGGTGAAGGCGCTGTTGCCGGGGATACCGTTTTAGATACCGGGTTTTCTAATGTTAATCCTGTTCTTCACTGTCCTGGCGCGATTCTTGGTGTTTCAACCATGGAAAACTTTGGTACCATTTTTGGCGAAGATAAATTTAAATTTTCTATTTACTCCCACGCTTATTGCCCTTCTATTTCTCAAGTACAATACACCTTCTATCAGGAAGAATGTGCCCTAGCAGATACAATTGGCGTTGGCATTCAACCTTATCAAAAGGAACATTTTTTTTCGCGAGAAAATGTATTAGGGCAGGAATACATGGGTTTAGATTACCTGATTCCTTTTGATAAGCAGGACCCTATTCAATATGGCACCGGTCCATTTACCATGGAAAATCGATACATCACCGAAGATATCCCAGTAGGTTGTTATGTATATCAACAATTAGGTGATGTTTATGGTGTTAACACACCGGTTGTAGACGCCATGATCAGTTTGGCCTGTGCAATCCTGGGCAGAGATTTAACTGCTAACGGTTATACATTGGAATACATTGGAATCGATAATATGAATAAAGAAGAATTAAACGACTATTTGCGAACCGGAAAAATCAAATAA
- a CDS encoding BCCT family transporter encodes MLKRIRIVPVAIPIVLMGIILIIGFIAPAQFTTIMTNFFISLMENAGWMVSLGVLIFVCCMVLLFVHPFGSIKFGGQNAMPKYKTWIWWAISLCAGIGTGIVFWGATEPLMHTFTPPPSVGLDPGSLDSIIWGMSKSFLHWSFSPYSIYAVAGITIGYAYYNMNKSYTASSGLVFLNNGKELNSKINTIVDGIILFAICGGVAGSLGYGLLQIGSGLNFVFGIEPGPFVWAAIAMVIITSYTISSATGLDKGIAWLSDKNAWIFIALMIFVLICGPTAYIFNLFTQSFGYFVNNFIDLSLFTQPLIGSDLWPQWWDMYWMVDWLSFGPIVGLFLVKLSYGRTIREFITVNVILPAMFGILWFSIFGGFALDLQLRGVADMAGFLTDNGAQAFMMYIFQFLPFTDLIRIIMLITVGLSFVTLADSMTSTIATMSLKQSKGVKEAPLPIKVFWGIFIGLISLVFVISGGIDGIKIVKTIAGFPILFIELAMILGFLYHLFSGKHKRDEIEYAEFLGTEALDIVAEESEEAADPQIHKKWFNLDKK; translated from the coding sequence ATGTTAAAAAGAATACGTATTGTTCCAGTTGCGATTCCAATTGTATTAATGGGGATTATCCTCATTATTGGATTCATTGCACCCGCACAATTTACAACCATTATGACTAATTTCTTTATTAGTTTAATGGAAAACGCCGGATGGATGGTTTCTCTGGGTGTTTTAATTTTTGTTTGTTGTATGGTTTTGTTGTTTGTACATCCTTTCGGGAGTATTAAATTTGGCGGACAAAATGCTATGCCAAAGTATAAAACCTGGATTTGGTGGGCAATATCCCTTTGCGCCGGAATCGGAACTGGGATTGTGTTCTGGGGGGCTACCGAACCACTGATGCATACATTTACCCCACCACCATCGGTTGGTTTGGATCCCGGGAGTCTGGATTCAATTATTTGGGGAATGAGTAAATCATTCCTGCATTGGTCATTTTCGCCTTATTCCATATATGCAGTGGCAGGGATTACGATCGGTTATGCTTATTATAATATGAACAAAAGCTACACTGCCAGTTCAGGTCTGGTTTTTTTAAACAATGGTAAGGAACTTAATTCCAAAATCAACACAATCGTTGATGGGATTATCCTATTTGCCATTTGTGGAGGTGTTGCCGGTTCCTTGGGTTATGGATTGCTTCAAATCGGAAGTGGGCTTAACTTTGTATTTGGAATTGAACCGGGACCATTTGTATGGGCGGCCATTGCGATGGTTATCATTACCTCCTATACTATTTCCAGTGCTACCGGTTTGGATAAAGGGATTGCCTGGTTAAGTGACAAAAATGCCTGGATTTTTATCGCATTGATGATTTTTGTATTGATCTGTGGTCCAACAGCATATATCTTTAATTTATTTACCCAATCATTTGGCTATTTTGTTAATAATTTTATCGATTTAAGCCTCTTTACCCAACCTCTAATTGGTAGCGATTTATGGCCTCAATGGTGGGATATGTACTGGATGGTTGACTGGTTGTCATTTGGCCCAATTGTTGGTTTGTTCCTGGTAAAACTATCCTATGGTCGAACCATCAGAGAATTTATTACCGTTAATGTTATTCTACCAGCGATGTTCGGAATTTTATGGTTCAGTATTTTTGGCGGATTTGCATTAGATCTTCAACTACGTGGGGTAGCTGATATGGCAGGATTTTTAACAGACAATGGGGCGCAGGCGTTTATGATGTATATTTTCCAATTCCTGCCATTTACAGATTTGATCCGAATTATCATGTTGATAACGGTTGGATTATCGTTTGTTACGCTGGCAGATTCCATGACTTCAACCATTGCAACCATGTCTTTGAAACAATCCAAAGGCGTAAAAGAAGCACCATTACCGATTAAAGTATTCTGGGGAATTTTTATTGGCTTAATTTCTCTGGTATTTGTTATCAGCGGTGGTATTGACGGGATAAAAATTGTCAAAACAATTGCCGGATTCCCTATTCTCTTTATTGAATTAGCGATGATTCTGGGGTTCTTGTATCATCTTTTTTCAGGAAAACACAAACGGGATGAAATAGAATATGCAGAATTCCTGGGAACCGAAGCATTAGATATTGTAGCTGAAGAATCGGAAGAAGCGGCGGATCCCCAAATTCATAAAAAATGGTTTAACTTGGATAAAAAATAA
- a CDS encoding aspartate/glutamate racemase family protein: MQRDLEINYMTTRKNHTCYGMGMGIMVLDDAYPGFPGDVRNASAWGFPIQYEIAKGVDNYTLVWEQDKTPCRAPIIQAAKNLESMGCKAIAAECGYFAYFQQDVAAAVDIPVFMSSLLQVPFIQQTIGPTNTVGIICAQKRFLTDTHLERVGIDLNSNFYIAGAQDEYGCPQFDTLWDHEKRPEIPESYYDESEKDMIRITKEFIAKHPDIKAIMLECTGMQPFARAIQRAVDLPVFSWGTLLDYAYSCISHRDYYGHI; this comes from the coding sequence ATGCAAAGAGATTTAGAAATTAATTACATGACAACCCGAAAAAACCATACCTGTTATGGTATGGGTATGGGTATTATGGTATTGGATGATGCTTACCCCGGTTTTCCCGGCGATGTTCGTAATGCCAGTGCCTGGGGATTTCCAATTCAATATGAAATCGCTAAAGGCGTCGATAATTACACCCTGGTATGGGAACAGGATAAAACACCTTGTCGCGCCCCAATTATTCAAGCGGCTAAAAACCTGGAAAGTATGGGGTGCAAGGCCATCGCAGCTGAATGCGGCTATTTTGCTTATTTTCAACAAGATGTTGCGGCAGCCGTTGATATTCCTGTTTTTATGTCAAGTCTACTCCAAGTTCCATTTATTCAACAAACCATCGGACCCACTAATACCGTCGGCATTATCTGTGCGCAAAAACGATTTTTAACCGACACCCACCTGGAAAGGGTCGGCATTGATCTAAACAGTAATTTCTACATCGCCGGTGCCCAGGATGAATATGGCTGTCCTCAGTTTGACACCCTTTGGGATCATGAAAAACGTCCTGAAATTCCTGAAAGTTATTATGATGAATCTGAAAAAGATATGATTCGCATCACGAAAGAATTCATCGCAAAACACCCGGACATTAAAGCGATTATGTTAGAATGTACCGGCATGCAACCATTTGCCCGGGCTATCCAGCGTGCCGTTGATTTACCGGTATTCAGTTGGGGAACTTTGCTTGACTACGCATACTCCTGTATTTCTCATCGAGATTACTACGGCCATATCTAA